In the Shewanella sp. OMA3-2 genome, one interval contains:
- a CDS encoding DUF1090 domain-containing protein — protein MSRYRNIFLLATVLGYASISNIADASSLNCDSYIGCERKFCEIEKQISIAKGNNNQTKLAGLNIALTESRAHCSNKSIIEDLISEADEIKQDILEYEQDLKEAQASQKTDKILKYTNKIAEKNVKLQDVETKLSVMQKKG, from the coding sequence ATGTCTCGCTATAGAAATATATTTTTACTAGCCACAGTGCTGGGTTATGCCAGTATCAGCAATATAGCTGATGCCTCCTCACTTAATTGTGATAGCTATATTGGCTGTGAAAGAAAGTTTTGTGAAATCGAGAAACAGATAAGTATTGCCAAAGGCAATAATAATCAAACAAAATTGGCAGGGTTGAATATTGCGTTAACCGAGTCTCGCGCACACTGTAGCAACAAATCTATTATAGAAGACTTAATTTCAGAAGCTGATGAAATTAAACAAGATATTTTAGAATACGAGCAAGATTTAAAAGAGGCTCAAGCCAGTCAAAAAACAGATAAAATCTTAAAATATACTAATAAAATTGCTGAGAAAAATGTAAAACTGCAAGATGTTGAGACCAAACTGTCTGTGATGCAGAAAAAGGGTTAA
- a CDS encoding tetratricopeptide repeat protein: MQFINQARSLTSNINKLLTALLVIIMVMLLQSCASAPDSANSNTDKGSLGSLGKDIVGMVDTKPSRENNSNSHIISNSTQNRYLEQVDIKLANVPKSVISQYQQAIELMRRQQWQAADKMLDKVITAQPQLSGAYVNKALSALQQDNIAAANSLLDKAILVNADNPYAHQIKASLLRTQGQYEQAEQHYRSALAIWPQYPEAQVNLAILLELYRGQYLEARQYYLAYLANQSDNQQVKRWLAGVEIKMQRAGLIIPADISTLEPKYMPKESEQYVPQPKEAQ; this comes from the coding sequence ATGCAATTCATTAATCAAGCAAGATCACTGACATCAAACATCAATAAGTTATTAACGGCTTTACTGGTTATAATAATGGTGATGTTACTGCAAAGCTGTGCGTCAGCGCCCGACTCAGCCAACAGTAACACTGACAAGGGTTCATTAGGCAGCTTAGGTAAAGACATTGTCGGCATGGTGGACACAAAGCCATCAAGGGAAAATAATAGCAACAGTCATATCATTTCCAATAGCACACAAAACCGCTACCTTGAGCAAGTCGACATTAAGTTAGCCAATGTACCTAAAAGTGTCATCAGTCAATATCAACAGGCGATTGAGTTAATGCGCCGCCAACAGTGGCAAGCCGCTGATAAAATGTTGGATAAGGTCATTACTGCGCAGCCGCAATTATCGGGCGCTTATGTTAATAAAGCGCTCAGTGCATTACAGCAAGACAATATAGCAGCTGCAAATTCACTATTAGATAAAGCGATACTGGTTAATGCAGACAACCCTTACGCCCATCAAATTAAGGCCAGTTTACTGCGCACCCAAGGCCAGTATGAACAAGCTGAACAACATTACCGCAGCGCATTGGCTATTTGGCCTCAGTACCCTGAAGCACAAGTCAATTTAGCCATTTTACTTGAGTTATATCGCGGCCAGTATTTAGAAGCGAGACAATACTACTTAGCTTATTTGGCCAACCAATCTGATAACCAGCAAGTGAAACGTTGGTTAGCCGGTGTTGAGATTAAAATGCAGCGCGCAGGCCTAATCATTCCTGCAGATATCTCAACATTGGAACCAAAATATATGCCAAAAGAGAGCGAACAATATGTTCCACAGCCGAAGGAAGCACAATAA
- a CDS encoding MotA/TolQ/ExbB proton channel family protein, producing the protein MSFTDHIIAFLQNGGPFIYPIALVLVVGLAITIERWLYLSSAHRTNQKAFSLIKNALKTGDTATISQHAQNHQAPVFDVLQSGIARISSASRREDVEYAMEETVMEYMLRLEKRTPFIATLANIATLLGLLGTIMGLIAAFSAVASADLAEKANLLSQSISVAMNTTAFGLITAIPLILFHSSLQTKTATIVDSIEMAGIKLLNSLSFNKQTDNNRD; encoded by the coding sequence ATGAGTTTTACGGACCATATCATCGCATTTTTACAAAATGGCGGCCCGTTTATTTACCCGATCGCCTTAGTATTAGTTGTCGGTTTAGCTATAACTATCGAACGTTGGTTATATTTGAGCTCTGCCCATCGTACTAATCAAAAAGCGTTCTCTTTAATTAAAAATGCCTTAAAAACCGGTGATACCGCCACTATTAGCCAACATGCGCAAAATCATCAAGCCCCCGTGTTTGACGTATTACAGTCTGGCATCGCCCGTATTTCCAGTGCCAGTCGTCGTGAAGATGTTGAATACGCCATGGAAGAAACTGTGATGGAATATATGTTGCGTCTTGAAAAACGCACGCCATTTATCGCCACCTTAGCGAACATTGCTACCCTGCTTGGTCTACTTGGTACCATTATGGGTTTGATTGCCGCATTCTCCGCTGTAGCCAGTGCGGACCTGGCGGAAAAAGCCAACTTACTTTCACAAAGTATCTCGGTTGCAATGAACACCACCGCATTTGGTTTAATAACGGCTATTCCATTAATTCTATTCCACTCTAGTCTGCAAACTAAAACAGCAACTATCGTCGATTCTATCGAAATGGCAGGGATCAAGTTATTGAACTCACTGTCATTTAATAAGCAAACGGATAACAACCGAGACTAA
- a CDS encoding carboxylesterase/lipase family protein, translating to MKSGYLIKILACLVLSSITLSAFAQTYTSPRHTKSGLVSGVVEEGIEVYKGIPYAADTSGENRWHPPKPAPSWYGILQADTFGPSCAQFSRFPVPGQIVGSEDCLSLNIYTSGKGKGKFKKKPVMVWIHGGGFKNGSSSESQYNATKLAKKGVVVVSINYRLDFLGRFAHPAISAAQQNEHLGNYALMDQIAALKWVKRNIKAFGGDPKNVTIFGQSAGGVAVNYLMGTPDSKGLFKNAIAQSGGVRIHHARYLDQADSLNPISLEQQGLELGSYFGIANDVNAPEALRSLSLEQLISQFPENENSMNPVVDGTLVTEPIGKTFYNGRQHSVNYMGGGTSHEMSFFLAFGIPLELLLQGSDIDEVRDLYPEYAGNDSVIGSFWASDMQFLAPHKFLAQQMYKVWKPGYNYYFDYLPTAQQNPSSYGVSHSGDVPFTFGNMAADATAEDIAISEKMMTAWTNFAKYGNPNEPARFGSGWSSGLDLEWLPTTKWYDQTTVIDVDGIRSEKDFEEIKSRMDFILEVYEESMQNL from the coding sequence ATGAAAAGTGGCTATTTAATAAAAATATTAGCGTGCTTGGTACTTTCCAGTATCACTCTATCAGCATTTGCCCAGACATACACAAGCCCACGGCATACAAAAAGCGGTCTTGTTTCCGGCGTGGTAGAAGAAGGCATTGAGGTCTATAAAGGTATTCCCTATGCCGCCGACACCAGTGGTGAAAATCGTTGGCACCCACCAAAACCCGCCCCCTCATGGTATGGCATATTACAAGCCGATACCTTTGGTCCAAGCTGCGCGCAATTCTCCAGATTCCCAGTGCCAGGACAAATCGTCGGCAGTGAAGACTGTTTATCGTTAAATATATATACCAGCGGTAAAGGTAAAGGTAAATTTAAGAAGAAGCCGGTCATGGTTTGGATTCATGGTGGAGGATTTAAAAATGGCTCATCTTCCGAGTCTCAGTACAACGCAACCAAGCTAGCAAAAAAAGGCGTGGTTGTAGTTTCCATTAATTATCGATTAGATTTCTTAGGCCGCTTTGCTCATCCAGCCATTTCAGCGGCACAACAAAATGAGCATCTTGGAAATTATGCATTAATGGATCAAATTGCCGCACTGAAATGGGTCAAACGTAATATTAAAGCATTTGGTGGCGATCCTAAAAACGTCACTATATTTGGTCAATCTGCGGGAGGTGTAGCCGTTAACTATTTAATGGGTACACCCGATTCCAAGGGCTTATTTAAAAACGCCATCGCTCAAAGTGGCGGTGTTCGCATTCATCATGCCCGCTACTTGGATCAAGCAGATTCGTTGAACCCGATATCATTGGAGCAGCAGGGGTTAGAATTAGGCAGTTATTTTGGCATTGCGAACGATGTTAATGCACCCGAAGCACTGCGCAGTTTAAGTTTGGAGCAACTGATAAGTCAGTTTCCAGAAAATGAAAACTCAATGAATCCTGTGGTTGATGGCACGTTAGTTACCGAACCGATCGGTAAAACCTTCTATAATGGCCGCCAGCACAGTGTCAATTATATGGGTGGGGGCACCAGTCATGAGATGTCCTTCTTCCTTGCATTTGGCATTCCTTTAGAGTTGTTGTTACAGGGTTCTGATATTGATGAAGTCAGAGATTTGTATCCTGAGTATGCAGGTAATGATAGCGTTATCGGCTCATTTTGGGCTAGTGACATGCAGTTTCTAGCGCCACATAAGTTCTTAGCGCAACAAATGTATAAAGTATGGAAACCTGGTTACAATTACTATTTTGACTACCTACCTACAGCCCAGCAAAATCCATCTTCTTACGGTGTTTCTCATAGTGGCGATGTACCATTTACTTTCGGTAACATGGCCGCCGATGCGACGGCAGAGGATATTGCCATATCTGAGAAGATGATGACTGCATGGACTAACTTCGCCAAGTACGGAAATCCCAATGAACCTGCTCGTTTCGGGTCCGGCTGGTCGTCCGGTTTAGACCTAGAATGGCTGCCCACCACTAAATGGTACGACCAAACCACTGTTATTGATGTGGACGGTATACGCAGCGAAAAAGATTTCGAAGAAATTAAAAGTCGTATGGACTTTATTCTAGAAGTGTATGAGGAAAGCATGCAAAATCTATAA
- a CDS encoding AgmX/PglI C-terminal domain-containing protein, which produces MTANSSSASLSNTGNVNLNRQMNAGFNDLGDLFKPSRQDKLFKLILSLLLVVYLIFGIIVPLLDQVEIPREIKEQVPPQLAKIMLKEKQLPPPEKPKELPPEPVPPKEEMKDQPVDKTPDEPILKPVVQPISPKTTREEAKEKAQTSGLAAMKDELFSMREAFDIKPTAQSTLEKTTTQEVKVKREMLAGAANKQSDDLSTSTISKPVASGALSANNTQQIRLAEEEVLASQGAIAEKANQAVTGGQRSEAALRRTLEANKARLYALYNRALRKDPFLKGKVMFEIVIQPNGSISRVEIKSSELNNAKLERQLTLILRSISFPAEDVAIMTTIWAIDFLPS; this is translated from the coding sequence ATGACAGCAAACTCATCAAGTGCAAGCCTATCTAACACAGGCAATGTGAATTTGAATCGCCAGATGAATGCAGGTTTTAATGATTTAGGTGACTTATTTAAACCCAGTCGCCAAGACAAATTATTTAAACTGATTTTATCGTTACTGTTGGTGGTCTATCTGATTTTCGGGATCATTGTGCCTTTGCTTGACCAGGTAGAAATCCCCCGAGAAATAAAAGAGCAAGTGCCGCCACAATTGGCGAAAATAATGCTCAAAGAAAAACAGCTTCCACCGCCGGAAAAACCAAAAGAATTGCCTCCGGAACCTGTGCCACCTAAAGAGGAAATGAAAGACCAACCTGTTGATAAAACGCCTGATGAGCCTATTTTAAAACCAGTAGTGCAGCCAATCTCACCGAAAACAACCCGAGAAGAGGCAAAAGAAAAAGCTCAAACCTCTGGGTTAGCGGCCATGAAAGATGAGTTATTCTCAATGCGCGAAGCGTTTGATATTAAACCAACCGCCCAAAGTACGCTTGAGAAAACCACCACACAAGAGGTAAAAGTAAAACGTGAAATGCTAGCAGGCGCAGCTAATAAGCAAAGTGATGACTTATCCACCTCAACCATCAGTAAGCCTGTTGCGTCCGGTGCATTAAGTGCCAACAACACCCAACAAATTCGTTTAGCAGAAGAAGAGGTGTTAGCGTCACAGGGCGCTATTGCTGAAAAAGCCAACCAAGCCGTCACCGGAGGCCAACGTTCAGAAGCCGCACTTCGCCGCACCTTAGAAGCCAATAAAGCCCGACTTTATGCGCTATACAATCGGGCTTTAAGAAAAGATCCCTTTTTAAAGGGCAAAGTGATGTTTGAGATAGTTATTCAACCGAACGGCAGCATAAGTCGAGTAGAGATAAAATCAAGCGAGCTGAATAACGCTAAGTTAGAACGTCAATTAACCTTGATATTGCGCTCAATATCTTTCCCAGCGGAAGATGTTGCGATAATGACCACCATTTGGGCAATTGATTTTTTACCGAGTTAG
- a CDS encoding carbohydrate kinase family protein — translation MNSVLVNHKAKADININCFGEVLWDCFPDGKRVGGAPLNVCVRLNALGIKGSMISAVGDDQLGHELLAFIDERGVNRDCIAINPLKSTSTVEVTLDKNGSASYDIVADTAWDNVALTDTIINQVKQADVLVFGSLIGRSPVSLATLTELVNAAHFTVFDVNLRAPHYDIDSIVKLMNKADFIKLNDDELYEIAKAMGSPFNSLEQNVDYIAAQTHTEYLCVTKGSHGALLSIDGQTFYNSGYLVNVVDTVGAGDSFLGSLLYQLCSDNNPQYAINFACAVGAMVAQSAGATPVLTLEQINAFMQPA, via the coding sequence ATGAACAGTGTATTAGTGAATCATAAAGCCAAAGCGGATATTAATATCAATTGTTTTGGTGAAGTCTTGTGGGATTGTTTTCCTGACGGTAAACGTGTTGGCGGCGCGCCGTTAAATGTGTGCGTCAGGCTCAATGCGTTAGGCATTAAAGGCTCAATGATCAGCGCCGTAGGTGATGATCAATTAGGCCATGAGTTGTTAGCATTTATTGATGAACGTGGCGTTAACCGCGATTGTATTGCGATTAATCCGCTTAAAAGCACCAGTACCGTTGAGGTGACGTTAGACAAAAATGGCTCAGCCTCTTATGACATTGTCGCCGATACAGCCTGGGACAATGTGGCGTTAACCGACACGATTATTAACCAGGTTAAGCAAGCTGATGTATTGGTATTTGGCAGCTTAATTGGCCGCAGTCCGGTGTCATTAGCCACACTAACGGAGTTAGTGAACGCGGCTCATTTTACGGTGTTTGACGTTAATCTGCGTGCGCCGCATTACGATATCGACAGCATTGTTAAATTGATGAATAAAGCTGATTTCATTAAGTTAAATGATGATGAGCTATACGAAATTGCCAAAGCTATGGGTTCACCGTTTAATTCATTAGAGCAAAATGTCGATTACATTGCTGCGCAAACACACACTGAGTATTTGTGTGTAACGAAAGGCAGTCATGGCGCGCTATTAAGTATTGATGGACAGACGTTTTATAACTCGGGCTATCTGGTCAACGTGGTCGATACTGTTGGCGCAGGAGATTCATTTTTAGGTTCGTTGTTGTATCAATTATGCAGTGATAATAACCCGCAATATGCGATTAACTTTGCCTGTGCCGTTGGCGCAATGGTGGCGCAGTCTGCTGGCGCAACGCCTGTATTAACACTTGAACAGATTAATGCGTTTATGCAACCGGCGTAA
- a CDS encoding ExeM/NucH family extracellular endonuclease — protein sequence MISKTSLVVIAATAISSLSHAADNPIISEYVEGSGNNKAIELYNPSAVSIDLSQYQLKFFFNGSSTAGSTIALVGMLNPGQTYVIADNDASSDILAKTQLVSNASFFNGDDAVVLYKQTEVIDSLGQMGVDPGSEWGSGDLSTQDNTLRRKSTALTADTVVDDVVSFDNWLGFAKDDISDLGQFTTTPVDPDPIDPTPIEFSCSEPATAIHLLQGSGDTSPLNGQILDVQAVVISNQEAGLKGLFIQMPDELVDADLTTSEGIFLYTGNAPLGYLVGDNIRVRAKVSEYQGTTQLTQASHHSLCATGQMLPTAAEITLPVADTSYLERFEGMAVHFSQPLVVNEVYNLGRYGEILLGSSRHFIGTQVAAPGADALAVTAANKRDSILLDDGLTAQNPDPIRYPAPELSASNSVRVGDLATDLSGVMHYAFDQYRIMPTQTVNFVANNPRTLVPEAVEADIKVASFNVLNYFNGDGIGGGFPTDRGADTVNEFTRQKTKIVSAMQAIDADVYGLMEIENDGFGSYSAIADLVNGLNSAIGEPRYQYITVDGAGIGTDAITVGMVYRKDKVSPQGIAKVLSSANSPLDDNGDALFNDGKNRPMLTQAFTHQGSGEQFIVAVNHLKSKGSSCDSLGDPDLNDGQANCNVTRTRAASAIAQWLNNTYPEQQILVIGDMNAYAKEDPITTLAQGGYTELFQHLGHSNAYSYVFSGESGQLDHALASASLLDNVVDVQEWHINTDEPRILDYNEEFKSPAQIANLYQGDAYRSSDHDPVIVALNFEAANIAPVASFQYQANLGQVRFTSTATDSDGELVRYLWDFGDGKQGESQVAVHEYQQSGRYQVSLTVTDNGGLTHSITQTIEVTVAPTNALPVAKIHHLKLWIFDLFFSFSHDTDGYIKQHKWRFSNGQTMTGFSTIMRNRSVTSVELTVTDNEGGESSTNLNYR from the coding sequence ATGATCAGTAAAACCAGTTTAGTTGTAATAGCGGCAACAGCGATAAGCTCGCTCAGTCATGCTGCAGATAATCCAATTATTTCAGAATACGTGGAAGGCAGTGGTAATAATAAAGCCATCGAGCTTTATAATCCTTCGGCGGTGAGCATAGATCTAAGTCAGTACCAATTAAAGTTTTTTTTCAACGGTAGTAGCACAGCAGGTAGCACAATAGCACTTGTTGGCATGTTAAATCCTGGCCAAACCTACGTGATAGCTGATAACGATGCCAGTAGCGACATATTAGCCAAAACCCAGCTAGTCAGTAATGCCAGCTTTTTTAATGGTGACGATGCCGTAGTACTTTACAAGCAAACTGAGGTAATTGATTCATTAGGCCAAATGGGGGTTGATCCTGGCAGTGAATGGGGCAGCGGTGACTTATCAACCCAAGACAATACCTTAAGAAGAAAATCGACCGCATTAACAGCAGATACAGTAGTCGATGATGTCGTGAGCTTTGATAACTGGTTGGGTTTTGCAAAAGATGACATCAGTGATTTAGGTCAGTTCACAACGACACCAGTGGATCCCGACCCAATAGATCCGACTCCCATTGAGTTTTCATGCAGTGAACCAGCCACCGCTATTCACCTATTGCAAGGTAGCGGTGATACAAGTCCACTTAATGGCCAAATCTTAGATGTACAAGCCGTCGTTATTAGCAATCAAGAAGCAGGTTTAAAAGGGCTATTTATTCAAATGCCCGATGAACTAGTAGATGCAGACCTTACAACCTCAGAAGGTATATTCCTCTACACAGGCAACGCCCCGCTCGGCTATCTTGTAGGAGATAATATACGTGTTAGGGCTAAGGTAAGCGAATATCAAGGCACAACCCAATTAACCCAAGCCTCGCACCACAGCCTATGTGCAACAGGTCAAATGTTACCTACGGCAGCTGAAATTACCTTGCCAGTAGCTGACACATCATATCTTGAGCGTTTTGAAGGTATGGCAGTGCATTTCAGTCAACCTCTAGTGGTCAACGAAGTTTACAATCTTGGCCGTTACGGTGAAATACTTTTAGGCAGCAGCCGCCACTTTATCGGTACTCAAGTAGCCGCGCCAGGTGCTGATGCCCTAGCGGTCACTGCGGCTAATAAACGCGACAGTATTTTATTAGACGATGGCCTAACGGCGCAAAACCCTGATCCTATTCGCTACCCAGCACCAGAGCTAAGTGCCAGCAACAGCGTAAGAGTGGGCGACTTAGCAACCGATCTTAGCGGCGTAATGCATTATGCTTTTGACCAATACCGCATAATGCCGACTCAAACGGTTAACTTTGTCGCCAATAATCCACGTACTTTAGTACCCGAGGCTGTCGAAGCAGACATCAAGGTCGCAAGCTTTAACGTGCTTAATTACTTTAATGGTGATGGCATAGGCGGTGGCTTCCCAACAGATAGAGGCGCCGACACCGTCAATGAATTTACCCGCCAAAAAACTAAAATAGTCAGTGCGATGCAGGCAATTGATGCGGACGTTTATGGTTTGATGGAAATTGAAAACGATGGCTTTGGCAGTTACAGTGCCATAGCGGATCTGGTCAATGGCTTAAATAGCGCCATCGGAGAGCCTAGATACCAATACATAACTGTTGACGGCGCAGGCATTGGCACAGATGCAATAACAGTTGGCATGGTGTATCGCAAGGATAAAGTGAGTCCGCAGGGCATAGCAAAGGTGCTTTCAAGCGCTAACTCACCATTAGATGATAACGGTGATGCACTCTTTAATGACGGTAAAAACCGCCCTATGTTGACACAGGCTTTTACTCATCAAGGCAGTGGTGAGCAATTTATTGTTGCTGTTAATCACTTGAAATCTAAAGGAAGCAGCTGTGATAGTTTGGGCGATCCCGATCTCAATGATGGTCAAGCCAACTGTAATGTCACCCGTACGCGTGCTGCAAGTGCTATCGCCCAATGGTTAAATAATACTTATCCTGAGCAGCAAATCTTAGTGATTGGCGATATGAACGCTTATGCGAAGGAAGATCCAATAACAACCTTAGCCCAAGGTGGATATACCGAATTGTTCCAGCACTTAGGTCACAGCAATGCTTACTCTTACGTGTTCTCAGGTGAATCTGGCCAGTTAGATCATGCACTTGCCAGCGCTTCACTGCTGGATAATGTTGTTGACGTCCAGGAATGGCACATCAATACCGATGAGCCTCGTATTCTTGATTATAACGAGGAATTTAAGTCCCCTGCGCAAATAGCCAATCTTTATCAAGGGGATGCTTATCGCTCGTCAGATCACGACCCTGTCATTGTTGCTCTAAACTTTGAAGCGGCAAATATCGCGCCTGTAGCAAGTTTTCAATACCAAGCTAATCTCGGCCAAGTGCGCTTTACCTCAACGGCCACTGACAGCGACGGTGAACTTGTTCGCTACTTATGGGATTTTGGTGACGGTAAACAAGGCGAAAGCCAAGTCGCTGTACATGAGTACCAACAAAGTGGTCGCTATCAAGTAAGCTTAACCGTGACCGACAATGGTGGGTTAACGCATAGCATCACTCAAACGATTGAAGTCACAGTTGCACCGACAAATGCCTTACCGGTTGCAAAAATTCATCACTTAAAGTTATGGATTTTTGACTTATTTTTCTCCTTCAGCCATGACACTGATGGTTATATCAAGCAACACAAATGGCGTTTTAGCAATGGTCAAACCATGACAGGTTTTTCTACCATTATGCGTAATCGCAGCGTTACAAGTGTTGAGTTAACCGTTACCGATAATGAAGGTGGCGAATCCAGCACTAACCTGAACTATCGTTAA
- a CDS encoding ExbD/TolR family protein, with protein sequence MMKQSPRTKRIAKHHKRFNSGGKLNLVALMDIFTILVFFLIVNQSEVRVLQSVDKIKLPVSIAEELPVENLVITVLEDTVLVQEQAIWQKATDGIGLTEQENPLFIEALTKELNYQASKRLELTETEQEKGRAVTIIGDASTPYVVLKQIMSACADTGYRNMSLAVEQQAQQANGEG encoded by the coding sequence ATGATGAAACAATCACCAAGAACGAAACGTATTGCCAAGCATCATAAACGCTTTAATTCTGGCGGTAAGCTAAACCTTGTTGCGCTAATGGATATTTTCACCATTTTGGTTTTTTTCTTAATTGTGAATCAATCTGAAGTACGTGTACTGCAAAGCGTAGATAAAATTAAGTTACCTGTGTCTATCGCTGAGGAATTGCCTGTAGAAAACCTGGTGATTACCGTGCTTGAAGATACAGTGCTAGTGCAGGAGCAGGCTATTTGGCAAAAAGCTACAGATGGCATTGGCTTAACTGAACAAGAAAATCCGTTGTTTATCGAAGCACTGACCAAAGAGCTTAATTATCAAGCCAGCAAACGGCTAGAGTTAACCGAAACAGAGCAAGAAAAAGGTCGTGCGGTCACCATTATTGGCGATGCCTCCACCCCTTATGTGGTGCTGAAGCAAATTATGTCAGCCTGTGCAGATACCGGTTACCGTAATATGTCTTTGGCCGTTGAGCAGCAAGCCCAACAAGCAAATGGTGAGGGCTAA
- a CDS encoding biopolymer transporter ExbD — protein sequence MSMRRRRRRNAQDAELDITSFMNLMIVLVPVLLLSLVFSQVRILNLQLPVLSEAEQALDNQEPKILELIITPKRFELNYPAGMLLKRFDIAEHGYDFAALSVYLQDLKLTFQQQNIDKNDIVLLLDPAVDYQTIVSAMDTVRSYKAVVVANLVDAELFPIISLGDAPEAPDSAEPVTAQPQGEQP from the coding sequence ATGAGTATGAGACGCCGTCGTCGCCGCAATGCCCAAGATGCAGAGCTAGATATCACATCATTTATGAACTTAATGATTGTGTTAGTGCCTGTGCTACTGCTGAGTTTGGTGTTCTCTCAAGTGCGTATTTTGAATTTGCAGCTACCGGTATTATCCGAAGCTGAGCAAGCACTAGATAACCAAGAACCCAAAATATTAGAACTGATAATAACCCCCAAACGCTTTGAACTTAACTACCCTGCCGGCATGCTGCTTAAACGCTTCGACATTGCCGAACACGGATATGACTTTGCAGCGTTGTCGGTTTATTTACAGGACTTAAAACTGACCTTTCAACAACAAAACATTGATAAAAATGACATTGTGTTATTGCTAGACCCTGCGGTGGATTATCAAACCATAGTATCGGCAATGGATACTGTGCGTTCATATAAAGCCGTTGTTGTAGCCAATTTAGTTGATGCAGAGTTATTCCCTATTATCTCATTAGGTGATGCCCCTGAAGCTCCTGACTCTGCCGAGCCTGTGACTGCTCAACCTCAAGGAGAGCAGCCATGA